From the genome of Acidaminococcus sp.:
CGTTGGTCCAAGGCAGAATTCGCGGCTGTGACGATCGCGCAGACGGAACATTTCAGCACCGTATACATCCCAGCGGCCGCTTTCCTTCCAGATTTCAGAAGGTTGGACAATAGGCATCATAATTTCCTGGGCGCCTGTGCAATCCATTTCTTCGCGAATAATCTGTTCAATCTTTTTGATACTTCTCCAGGCAAGCGGCAGATACGTATAAAGTCCGCCTGCCAGCTTACGAATATAGCCGGCACGCAGCATTAATTTGTGACTTTCGAGGACTGCTTCCGCAGGTACCTCACGAAGGGTCGGTGCATACAGCTTTGAAACGCGCATTACTTTGACTTCCTTTCAGCAATAATTTTTTGAATTTCTACAGCCAATTGAGGAACCAGTTCTTTTTCGGGAACTTTCCTCAGAATCTCTCCCTTACGGAAGAGCAATCCTTCACCTTTACCGCCGGCAATCCCGACGTCGGCTTCCCGGGCTTCGCCCGGTCCATTAACTACGCAGCCCATGACAGCCACGGTAATCGGTTCCCTGACTTCAGCAAGGATTTTTTCGACTTCCGCTGCCATAGCAGCGAGATTGACACTCGTGCGTCCGCACGTCGGGCAGGAAACGAGCGTCGGTCCATGCCGTCTCAGGCCAAGCGCTTTCAGGATTTCATACCCCGTCGTAACTTCCGGACCCGGATCACCGGTGAGAGAAATACGCAAGGTGTCCCCGATGCCTTCTGCGAGAAGCGTCCCGATACCCACGGCCGATTTAATCACACCCGTGTGCACGGTCCCAGCCTCGGTAATCCCCAAATGAAGCGGATAATCACACTCTTTTGCCATCAGCCGATAGGCATCGATAGTCATAGGTACATCGTGGGCTTTGAGTGAAATGACGATATCATTATAATCCATTTCTTCCAAAATATGAATATGACGCCATGCTGCTTCTACCATTCCTTTCGGCGTCGGATGTCCGTCTCTTGCGATGATATCTTTCGGAATCGAACCGGCGTTGACGCCGATGCGGATTGGAATGCCCCGCGGCCGTGCCTCGCTGACTACTTTCCGGACATTATCGGCACCTCCGATATTACCGGGATTAAGCCGCAGCGCATCTACCCCGGAATGAATTGCCTCCAGCGCAAGCCGGTAATCAAAATGGATATCGGCCACAAGGGGGATCGAAATTTGTTTCTTGATTTCCTTCAGTGCCTCTGCCGCTTCCGGCGTCGGTACAGCACAGCGGATAATTTCACAGCCAAGATCGGTCAGACGATGAATCTGCTCGACGGTAGATGCCACATCCTCAGTTTTCGTATTGGTCATAGATTGGACTGCAATCGGATTCTTACCGCCGATTGCCACATCACCGATTTGTACAACCCGGGATGTCCTTCTCTGCATGCAGAAGACCTCCTATCGTAAGATATCATTCACAGTAGCAAAGACAGTCAGTGCCAGAATGAGTGCGACACCAACTCCCTGAATCGCCATTTTCACCTTTGGATTGAGTCTTCTTCCTGCAATTCCTTCCGCGACAAGAATCAGGAACTGACCGCCGTCAAGGGCAGGAATCGGGATAAGGTTCAAAATAGCAAGGTTGAGGCTCAAAAAAGCAATAAAACTGAGGAGCGGTTCCATGCCTTCCTTAGCAACACTGCCTGCCATCTGGGCAACTCCAATCGGGCCGGCCAGCTCAGCCGAAGCCTTCCCCGTCACAATCATGCGGAGACCGTCCAGCATTCCCAGCGTAATCCGTTTTTCGGCGGTGCCGGCGTACTTCAGGCTTTCCACAAAACCCATCTGTTTTTTCTCAAATTTGGGAGATACGCCAATCATATAGCGTTTGACTTCCGGCACATACTTCGGCAGTATAGATTTTTCGAGCTCTTTATCCCCGCGCCGGATGACAACCGTCACCTTTTTTTCCTGTGTTTCCTGAAGAATATCCCGGATATCATACCACTGCGTCAATTTTTTCCCATCAATGGAAAGAATCTCGTCGCCTTCGACGAGACCGGCAAGTGCAGCCGGCTGTCCGGCGACAACATTGCCAAGCACAGGCTGGTTTATGGGAATATCCATGCCGGACACAAAAAAGATGCCAAAATAAATCACAAAGGAAAGAAGAAAGTTCATTCCGACGCCGGCAAGAATCACCAGCATTCTCGCCCAAAGCGGCTTGCTTCCAAAACCGTTCGGCGTGTCTTCTTCCCCCGGTTCCATTCCGGCAATCCGGTTATAACCGCCCATCGGAATCAGGCGTAAACTATATTTTGTTTCTTTATCCTGAGTTTGGTAAAGACGCGGGCCAAAACCGATAGCGAACTCATCTACACGCATGCCCACGGCCTTGGCCATCAGAAAATGGCCTAATTCGTGGACAGAGATGAGAACGCCAAATACGATAATGCTCGCAATGAGTGCTATCAACTTATTCTATCCTCCATCCTCTTCACAATTGCCGAAGCTTTTTCCCGTGCGACACGGTCTGTCTCGACAATGGTTTCATAGGTTAAGGTAAATTCAGGTGTTACTACGTTAAGTGTCTGCTCAATGAGTTCCGCGATTTCAAGAAAAGTAATTTGGCCTTTGACGAAGCTTGCCACAGCGACTTCGTTAGCCGCGTTAAAAACAGCTGGCAGCGTTCCGCCCTTTCTGCCGCATTCAATGGCAATGGGCAGGCAGCGGAAAACTTCATAATCCGGCTTCATAAACGTAAGCGGCCCGCAGGTCAGAAGGTCAAGTGTATCAAAATGGGTATCCCAGCGATCAGGATAGCTGAGCGCGTATTGAATGGGCAGCCGCATATCCGGTGCACCGAGCTGGGCAATGACAGCCCCGTCCTGATATTCCACCAGGGAATGGACAATGCTCTGCGGATGCACAATCGGTACGATCTGATCATAGGAAGCATCGAAAAGCCAGTGTGCTTCGATGACTTCCAGTCCCTTATTGGCCAGAGTGGAAGAATCGATGGTGACTTTGGTGCCCATGTTCCAGGTCGGATGCTTCAGGCACTGGGCCACCGTTGCGTTTTTAAGTTCCTCCCGTTTTTTCCCACGGAAAGGACCGCCGGACGCAGTCAGGAGGATGCGTTTCAATTCTTTGTGATGACTGCCCTGAAGAGACTGAAAAATCGCGCTATGTTCGCTGTCTACCGGTGTCAGATGCACGCCTTCGCGCCGGATGGCATCCATGACAATGCTGCCTGCCGCCACCAGCGTTTCCTTATTGGCAAGCGCCAGGTTCTTCTTGGCATGAATAGCCGCCAGTGTCGGCTTCAGGCCGGCATATCCGACCATAGCACCCAGGACCGTATCTGCTTCGTCACATGTCGCCGCAGCCATGATACCTTCTTCACCGGCAAGAATTTCCGTCGGGCCGTGATAGCGCCTCTTGAGACGTAAAGCCGCCTCCGGGTCGGATAGTGCCGCAATTTTCGGAGCAAATGTCCGGATCTGTTCTTCCATCAGCTTGTCATTACTGCGGGCAGCAAGTGCCGCTACACTGAGTTTATCCGGATTGGATTTAACCACATCCAGTGTCTGCGTACCAATAGAACCGGTCGACCCCAAAATAGCAATGGATTTCATATTTCCTCCCGATTAGTGAAGCATCACGAATGTAATGAAATAGTAAGCAAGCGGTACAGAAAAAATCAAACTGTCGCAGCGGTCGAGTACGCCGCCGTGTCCGGGGAAGAAATTCCCCGAATCCTTGATTTCGCAGTTACGCTTAAGAATCGACTCCACAAGGTCACCGAGCGGTGCAAAGATGGCTACAACAAGGCTCAGTATAAAAACTTCCAGCACAGGAAAACGCAGCCAGCAGGTCCCCATGAGCATAATCATGACAACAGAACCAATGAAGCCCCAAACGGCGCCTTCAAGCGTCTTGTGCGGGCTGATGGCAGGTGCCAGAGGGTGTTTTCCCATAAGGCGGCCCCCGAAATAAGCAAAGGTATCGCTCGCCCAGGTGCCGAACATTACTGTCCACAAAAGGGCTTCCCCCAGGGACATGGTGCCCCATATCGGCACCTGATAAACAGCACCCGTGAGTTCCCGCATCATGATGACATGAGAAAAAGGCAGGCCGATGTAGACAATCGCAAGGCAGGATAAAGCTGAGTTTTCAGCCCACTTGCCGCGGGCATAGTGATAGAGGCCGTTCAACAGTACAAAGAGCACAGAAATCGTAATAATCGGCGTCAGAAGATCTGCTCTTCCAAACGCTGCAGCAACAATCTGACAGATAATCGACAACACAGCAAATTTTTCATAAAGCACGTACCCAATTTTCTTAAGCATGTGCTTGTACTCCAGCCAGGCAACGAGTCCCAGCAGCAGGACACCGGCCGCAAAAGGCAGACCGCCCAGCTTGATCAGAGCCAATGCGATAGGAATCGCAATGAGAGCCGTGCGTATTCTTTGTCCCATAACTTCTTTATTTCCCCTTCTTCTTAGACAGCCCGCCAAAACGGCGATCCCGTTTTTGGTAGCTTAAAATAGCCTCTTTAAAGAGAGCTTCTGAAAAATCCGGCCAGTAGGTCGGCGTTGTCCAGATTTCCGAATAGGCAATCTGCCACAGCAGAAAGTTGCTGACGCGCAGATCTCCGCCGGTACGGATCAGAAGATCCGGCATCGGCAGTCCTCTGGTATAAAGATGATTTTCAAAAATTTCTTTTGTTATCTGATCAGGCGCCAGCGAACCCTCTTTCACTTCCGCGGCAATTTCGCGCACGGCATGAAGAATCTCATCCTGACCGCCATAGTTGATTGCAACATTAAGCTGAATGCCCGTATTATTCTTTGTGTCTTCCACGGCTTCGTCCATCTTTTCAAGGACAACTTCGGGCAGGCCTTCCCGACTGCCAAGAAAACGCATCCGTACCTGATATTTCTTGAACTCATCCAGTTCTTTCGTCAGGTACTCAACGAGCAGGTTCATTATAAAACGGACTTCCGTAACAGGCCGTTTCCAATTTTCTGTTGAAAAAGCATATGCCGTAAGCGCTTCAATCCCGAGCGAATCGGCGTATTCTACGATGCGGCGCAGCACGCGGGCTCCGGCAGCATGACCGAAAGTTCTGGGTTTCCCTTGATTTTGTGCCCATCTTCCGTTGCCATCCATAATAATGGCCACGTGGCGTGGAATTTTAGCTGCATCCAAATCGGGGTCCGCACAATGGGGGACGAATGTTTGAGGAGTTTCCGCTCTTTGATTGCGCCTTAAAATTTTATTCAGCATGTTCTGTTTTCCCCTATAAAAAATGAGCGCAGCCTGCAAATGCGGGCTGCGCATTGCGCCTAAAGACTGAGATTAGTCAGCAGCTTTAATAGCGCCTACCGGACAACCGCCGGTGCAAGCATCGCAGTCGATGCAAGTAGCTTCATCAACTTTGTACTTGCCATTGTCTTCAGAGATTGCGCCTACGGGGCAGGTACCAGCGCAGGAACCGCAGCCGATGCAAGCGTCTTGATCAATCTTGTGTGCCATGAGCAGTGCACCCCCTTTCAAATTGACAACCGACAATTAATAGTAATTTATGGTCAGGCCCGATAATCTGCTTAAGTACATAAGCATGATTGTCAGACCAGACTAGCTCTTTGCGGCGGAAAAAAGGCTCCGCCCGTTTGACCTCAACGGTCCACCCTGCTTCTTCTGCCATTTTAAGGGCCAGAGGCAGCGGTCTTGCCAAAAGGTCAGGTACTTGGGATGCACTCATCAAACCGACATAACTTCCTTTTCTTTCTTCTCAAGGACTTCTTCAATCTGTTTGGTAAACTTATCCGTCATCTTTTGGCTGATGTCCGTAGCATCCTTGGCATCATCTTCCGTGATTTCTTTTGCTTTCAGAGCCTTCTTGACGCCATCATTGAAGTCACGGCGAATATTGCGGATTTCTACGCGGGAAGCTTCGCCCTTTTTGTTGACGACCTTCACCAGTTCTTTACGGCGTTCTTCCGTCAGAATCGGCAGACTGAGACGAATCACAGTGCCGTCGTTGTTCGGATTGATGCCGAGGTCACTTGTCATAATGGCCTTTTCAATGGCCTTCAGCAGAGATTTATCCCACGGCTGAATCATAATCATACGCGGTTCGGGAACCGAAACGTTGGCCAGCTGGTTTATCGGAGTCGGGGTTCCGTAATAGTCAACCTTGATTCGATCCAGCAAAGCCGGCGTAGCCCGGCCCGTACGAATGGCAGCCAGTTCAGAACGTAATGCCTTGACCGCATTCGTCATTTTTTCTTCACTTTTTGTCTTTAATTCTTCAATCGTAGCCATCAAAGTCCTCCTACCAGGGTTCCGATTTCCTCCCCTGCGGCAGCCCTCATAATATTCCCTTTCTGGTCGATATTAAACACGACAATGGGAATATGGTTGTCCATGCAGAGGCTGATTGCTGTGGAATCCATGACACCCAATTCTCTTTGGATGACATCCATGTAATCCAGATGATCAAACTTCTTGGCATTCGGGTTAACCTTTGGATCACTGTCATAAACACCGTCAACGCCCTTCTTTGCCATCAAGATAGCGTCGGCTTCAATTTCAGCGGCTCTCAGAGCTGCCGTAGTATCCGTAGAAAAGTACGGGTTACCGGTACCAGCCGCAAAGATCACGACACGGCCCTTTTCAAGGTGCCGTATAGCACGGCGGCGGATATACAGTTCAGCAATCTGTCGCATTTCGATAGCCGTCTGTACACGAGTAGGTACGCCGCGGTTTTCCAAAGCATCCTGTAAAGCCAGGGAATTGATAACTGTAGCCAACATGCCCATGTAATCGGCAGTGGCTCTGTCCATACCTTTGGAGCTGCCCGAAAGTCCTCTCCAGATATTGCCGCCGCCATTGACGACTGCGACATCCAGCCCACTTTCACGTACAGCTTGAATCTGACCGGCAATGCTGTCTACCGTTACGGGATCGATACCAAAGCCTTTATTTCCAGCTAAAGCCTCTCCGCTAAGTTTGAGAATTACGCGTTTGAATTTTCTTTTTGCCGACATCAAACTGTCCCTCCCATGGATTCTGACACGTGCAAAATAACCTAATGCCATTATATGAGAATTTGCCTGTTCATGCAAGGATAAATCACCTATCAGAACAATAATTCATCTGCTGTATCTTCTTACGGATTATGAGCTGTCCTTTGTCTTCCTGAAAAATATAGCGTGTCAGCCTGAAAATACTGCAGGCCATCTCCTTCTGCAGCAGCATGAATCCGGCCGAATCTTCTCAAAAAATAAGGGAACACCGTACAGTGTCCCCTTATATTGTGTTTTAAAGAAAAGCTTATTTGTTCATGAAGCTCTTCACTTCAGCAGCGAAGTCTTCCTTCTTCTTTTCAATGCCTTCGCCCAGCTGATAACGCACGAATCTCAGAGCCTTGGCACCATGTTCCTTCAGCAGGCCGCTGATGTTCTTGTCATTATCCATAATGAATTCCTGGTCAACGAGGCAGTTTTCCTTATAGAACTTCTGGAGACGGCCCATAACCATCTTTTCAATGATCTTTTCAGGTTTGCCTTCGTTTCTAGCCTGTTCGGACAGTACTTCTTTTTCATGGTTCAGTACATCTTCCGGAACCTGGGTACGATCCAGCCAGGAAGGAGCAGCAGCAGCAATCTGCATTGCCACGTGCTTAGCCACTTCTTCATCGCCGCCTTCGAGTTCAACCATAGCGCCGATCTTGCCTGCGCCATGAATGTAATGGCCCAGCGTATGATCGCCGTATTCATATACCGTGAAGCGGCGGAGATCAATCTTTTCACCAATCTTGGCAACAGCTTCGGTCAGTACTTCGCTGACTTTCTTGCCCGTGCCGTTGAATTCCTGATTCTTCAGGGCATCCATATCAGCCGGCTTGTTTTCGGCAATGTGCTTTGCCAGAGCCTTAACCATGTTCTTGTATTCATCCGTGTTGGCCACGAAGTCGGTTTCGCAGTTTACTTCTACGAGAGCAGCTACTTTGTTGGCTTCATCGATGTAGCATTCTACAATACCTTCAGCAGCTACGCGGCTTGCTTTCTTGGCAGCCTTGGAAAGACCTTTCTCTCTCAGATAGTCAATTGCTTTATCCATGTCACCGTCGGTAGCAGTCAGGGCCTTTTTGCAGTCCATCATGCCTGCGCCGGTACGACTACGCAGTTCTTTTACCATACTAGCAGTAATTTGCATGCTTATTCCTCCTAAAGATGATATCCCGTTATCCTAAAGTGGATTACTCAGCCTTTTCGTCCGTTTCTTCAACCTTGGCTTCTTCTTCAGCAGCGACTTCTTCTTCATCCACAGCGCTTGCCTTACCTTCCAGGATAGCGTCAGCCATCTTGCTGGTCAGGAGACGTACGGCACGGATAGCGTCGTCGTTTGCAGGCATCAGATAATCAATTTCATCCGGATCGCAGTTGGTATCAACCGTTGCAACCACAGGGATGTGGAGCTTACGGGCTTCCATGATTGCATTGTGTTCCTTGCGCGGGTCAATAACGAAAATAGCATCCGGCAGCTTCTTCATATCTTTGATACCGCCGAGGTATTTTTCCAGTTTAGCCATTTCATGGCGGAGAACGATGACTTCCTTCTTAGGCAGTACATCGAAAGTGCCTTCTTCTTCCATCTTTTCGAGATCATGCAGTCTCTTGATACGGGTCTGGATGGTCTTGAAGTTGGTCAGCATGCCGCCGAGCCATCTTTCGTTGACATAGAACATGCCGGCTCTTTCAGCTTCTTCCTTGATAGCGCTCTGAGCCTGCTTCTTGGTGCCGACGAACAGGACTTTACCGCCCTGGGCAGCGAGATCACGCAGGAATGCATAGCATTCTTCTACCTTCTTAACAGTCTTCTGCAGGTCAATGATGTAGATACCATTGCGTTCCGTGAAGATGTAAGGAGCCATCTTCGGGTTCCAGCGTCTGGTCTGATGACCAAAGTGAACACCTGCTTCTAAGAGTTGCTTCATTGATACAATTGCCATAATACTTCCTCCTGTTTTTACCGCCGCAGCTATTTTCCGAATTCCCTCCGAAAAGGACAGTAACGTCAAACGCTGCGTGTGTAGTGTATATTGCTGTGAGTTCACAGCCAAGTGAGATTATAGCACAAAATAGGAATGTCGTTCAAGGGGCAAATCAGCATCACGCGTAAAAGTGGGTGATGCTGCGAAGCTGTGGCCGCCGGAGGCGGCTTGTCGGCAAATTTGTAAGGACTGCGGCAAAATGGAATGGAAAACAAAAATCGCTTTTGGCCTTTGGCTTTTAGCATACAGCCCCAACGGTACGACCTGTCGGCCTAAATGAAATACAAAAACAGGAACTGTAAAGGTACTTTGTAGAAATTCTTCACAATTCCTGTTTTTTCATTAATTCACAGCAAACCGTTTACGGTTTGCTTCTTACAGAGCGACCCGCCACCTGGTGTGCTCCCCGTCAAGCGGAGACTAAAACA
Proteins encoded in this window:
- the ispG gene encoding flavodoxin-dependent (E)-4-hydroxy-3-methylbut-2-enyl-diphosphate synthase, with the translated sequence MQRRTSRVVQIGDVAIGGKNPIAVQSMTNTKTEDVASTVEQIHRLTDLGCEIIRCAVPTPEAAEALKEIKKQISIPLVADIHFDYRLALEAIHSGVDALRLNPGNIGGADNVRKVVSEARPRGIPIRIGVNAGSIPKDIIARDGHPTPKGMVEAAWRHIHILEEMDYNDIVISLKAHDVPMTIDAYRLMAKECDYPLHLGITEAGTVHTGVIKSAVGIGTLLAEGIGDTLRISLTGDPGPEVTTGYEILKALGLRRHGPTLVSCPTCGRTSVNLAAMAAEVEKILAEVREPITVAVMGCVVNGPGEAREADVGIAGGKGEGLLFRKGEILRKVPEKELVPQLAVEIQKIIAERKSK
- the rseP gene encoding RIP metalloprotease RseP, giving the protein MIALIASIIVFGVLISVHELGHFLMAKAVGMRVDEFAIGFGPRLYQTQDKETKYSLRLIPMGGYNRIAGMEPGEEDTPNGFGSKPLWARMLVILAGVGMNFLLSFVIYFGIFFVSGMDIPINQPVLGNVVAGQPAALAGLVEGDEILSIDGKKLTQWYDIRDILQETQEKKVTVVIRRGDKELEKSILPKYVPEVKRYMIGVSPKFEKKQMGFVESLKYAGTAEKRITLGMLDGLRMIVTGKASAELAGPIGVAQMAGSVAKEGMEPLLSFIAFLSLNLAILNLIPIPALDGGQFLILVAEGIAGRRLNPKVKMAIQGVGVALILALTVFATVNDILR
- a CDS encoding 1-deoxy-D-xylulose-5-phosphate reductoisomerase; translated protein: MKSIAILGSTGSIGTQTLDVVKSNPDKLSVAALAARSNDKLMEEQIRTFAPKIAALSDPEAALRLKRRYHGPTEILAGEEGIMAAATCDEADTVLGAMVGYAGLKPTLAAIHAKKNLALANKETLVAAGSIVMDAIRREGVHLTPVDSEHSAIFQSLQGSHHKELKRILLTASGGPFRGKKREELKNATVAQCLKHPTWNMGTKVTIDSSTLANKGLEVIEAHWLFDASYDQIVPIVHPQSIVHSLVEYQDGAVIAQLGAPDMRLPIQYALSYPDRWDTHFDTLDLLTCGPLTFMKPDYEVFRCLPIAIECGRKGGTLPAVFNAANEVAVASFVKGQITFLEIAELIEQTLNVVTPEFTLTYETIVETDRVAREKASAIVKRMEDRIS
- a CDS encoding phosphatidate cytidylyltransferase; translation: MGQRIRTALIAIPIALALIKLGGLPFAAGVLLLGLVAWLEYKHMLKKIGYVLYEKFAVLSIICQIVAAAFGRADLLTPIITISVLFVLLNGLYHYARGKWAENSALSCLAIVYIGLPFSHVIMMRELTGAVYQVPIWGTMSLGEALLWTVMFGTWASDTFAYFGGRLMGKHPLAPAISPHKTLEGAVWGFIGSVVMIMLMGTCWLRFPVLEVFILSLVVAIFAPLGDLVESILKRNCEIKDSGNFFPGHGGVLDRCDSLIFSVPLAYYFITFVMLH
- a CDS encoding isoprenyl transferase: MLNKILRRNQRAETPQTFVPHCADPDLDAAKIPRHVAIIMDGNGRWAQNQGKPRTFGHAAGARVLRRIVEYADSLGIEALTAYAFSTENWKRPVTEVRFIMNLLVEYLTKELDEFKKYQVRMRFLGSREGLPEVVLEKMDEAVEDTKNNTGIQLNVAINYGGQDEILHAVREIAAEVKEGSLAPDQITKEIFENHLYTRGLPMPDLLIRTGGDLRVSNFLLWQIAYSEIWTTPTYWPDFSEALFKEAILSYQKRDRRFGGLSKKKGK
- a CDS encoding 4Fe-4S binding protein, coding for MAHKIDQDACIGCGSCAGTCPVGAISEDNGKYKVDEATCIDCDACTGGCPVGAIKAAD
- the frr gene encoding ribosome recycling factor, whose protein sequence is MATIEELKTKSEEKMTNAVKALRSELAAIRTGRATPALLDRIKVDYYGTPTPINQLANVSVPEPRMIMIQPWDKSLLKAIEKAIMTSDLGINPNNDGTVIRLSLPILTEERRKELVKVVNKKGEASRVEIRNIRRDFNDGVKKALKAKEITEDDAKDATDISQKMTDKFTKQIEEVLEKKEKEVMSV
- the pyrH gene encoding UMP kinase, whose protein sequence is MSAKRKFKRVILKLSGEALAGNKGFGIDPVTVDSIAGQIQAVRESGLDVAVVNGGGNIWRGLSGSSKGMDRATADYMGMLATVINSLALQDALENRGVPTRVQTAIEMRQIAELYIRRRAIRHLEKGRVVIFAAGTGNPYFSTDTTAALRAAEIEADAILMAKKGVDGVYDSDPKVNPNAKKFDHLDYMDVIQRELGVMDSTAISLCMDNHIPIVVFNIDQKGNIMRAAAGEEIGTLVGGL
- the tsf gene encoding translation elongation factor Ts; its protein translation is MQITASMVKELRSRTGAGMMDCKKALTATDGDMDKAIDYLREKGLSKAAKKASRVAAEGIVECYIDEANKVAALVEVNCETDFVANTDEYKNMVKALAKHIAENKPADMDALKNQEFNGTGKKVSEVLTEAVAKIGEKIDLRRFTVYEYGDHTLGHYIHGAGKIGAMVELEGGDEEVAKHVAMQIAAAAPSWLDRTQVPEDVLNHEKEVLSEQARNEGKPEKIIEKMVMGRLQKFYKENCLVDQEFIMDNDKNISGLLKEHGAKALRFVRYQLGEGIEKKKEDFAAEVKSFMNK
- the rpsB gene encoding 30S ribosomal protein S2; translated protein: MAIVSMKQLLEAGVHFGHQTRRWNPKMAPYIFTERNGIYIIDLQKTVKKVEECYAFLRDLAAQGGKVLFVGTKKQAQSAIKEEAERAGMFYVNERWLGGMLTNFKTIQTRIKRLHDLEKMEEEGTFDVLPKKEVIVLRHEMAKLEKYLGGIKDMKKLPDAIFVIDPRKEHNAIMEARKLHIPVVATVDTNCDPDEIDYLMPANDDAIRAVRLLTSKMADAILEGKASAVDEEEVAAEEEAKVEETDEKAE